From Pseudomonas sp. stari2:
AACTGCCGGCATCCGTGGGTTTGCTTGCGAGCCAGAAGAAGCCTTTGGAGCGCAGCAACTTACCGTTCAGCCAAGGTCGATCGATGAAGTCGAAAAAGCGCTGAGGGTGAAAGGGTCGGCGCGCGCGGTAAGCCGTGGACGCGATGCCGTACTCCTCGGTTTCCGGCACATGTTCGCCACGCAATTCCTGGAGCCAGCCCGGGGCCGTTGCAGCCCTGTCGAAGTCGAAACGGTGGGTGTTGAGGATCTTCTCCAGCGGCACTTCGCCCATCACCATCGGGATGATCTCGGCGTTCGCGTTGAGCCGCTTGAGGATCGCCATCAGCTCTTCCCGTTCTCGGCTGCTGATCAGATCGATCTTGCTGATCAACAGAACGTCGGCGAACTCGATCTGTTCGATCAACAGATCGGTGATCGAGCGCTCATCTTCTTCACCGAGGATTTCGCCACGGGAGGCCAGACTTTCGGCAGCCTGGAAATCAGGCAGGAAATTCAGGCCGTCGACTACAGTGACCATGGTGTCGAGGCGGGCTATGTCCGCGAGGCTTTGGCCCTGCTCGTCGCGGAAGGTGAAGGTCTCGGCTATCGGCAATGGCTCGGAAATGCCGGTGGATTCGATGAGCAGATAATCGAATCGGCCTTCCCGTGCCAGTTTGGCGACCTCCTCTAGAAGGTCTTCGCGTAACGTACAGCAGATACAACCGTTGCTCATCTCGACGAGTTTTTCTTCTGCACGGTTCAGGTCGACATTACGCTGAACTTCGCTGCCATCAATGTTGATTTCGCTCATATCGTTGACGATCACCGCCACACGCAGATCGTCTCTGTTACGTAGTACGTAATTCAAAAGTGTACTTTTTCCGGCGCCGAGAAAGCCGGATAAAACGGTCACGGGAAGTGGGGAAGACATGGGGTAAACCTCATCAAACGGTAGCTAAACACAGGAAACGCTCTCTGCGGCAGGCGTTCTTGGGCTTCTACGAGACAATCAGAGAAGCAGACGCTTGAAAACAGGAGCCACGGAAAGCTCGATCGAATTTATGTTATAGTATAACAATATTAAAGATCCACTTTCTTCTTGCCGGAAATGACAAAGGGCTGGAAGCTGGAAACACTTCGCCGTCGAGTGATCTCATGAAAACTGCGCTGAAATTCTCACTCGTTGGCCTGGCTTTGCTGACGTTCGATGCATGGGCACAAGTCCCAGGGCTCGCCAACTGCACGCGCAGCGCGAATCTGCTGGCGTGTGTGGATGCCAATGGCAACGCCTACAGCGTCAACACGGCCGGCAAGACGATTTACCTGCGAGGTTTCGAGAAGATTGGCCAACGTTATTGGGCGCAAACCAACAGCATCTATGGGCAGCTGACGTTCTTCACCGGGATCGCCTCCGACGGCGAGGCCTGGGTCGGTTACAACCGCCGGGTGGGCTGGACAACGATCAATCGCTTCTCCAGCTCCGGCGGAAGCACCGGGAAGTTCACTTGTAGCCGACTCACGGGCTGCTAGACACGCGCTGATTTCTGCTCCTGCTGCCAAGCGATATAGCTGTCGGCAGGTGGATTTTTCTGGAAATAGCGCTGCAACCCTTCGAACAATCCGTCAGCAACCGCCTGCTGATGGCGAGCGGTGACCAGTCGCTGACTGTCCCGCGCGTTGGAAATGAACCCGGTTTCCACCAGAATCGACGGCACATCGGGTGACTTCAGTACCGCAAATCCTGCCTGTTCCACACGCTTTTGATGCAGCGTGGTGATGCCCGCCAGACTCCCCAGCACCGTGCTGCCCAACTGCAAACTGGCGGCGATCGTGGCGCTCATCGACATATCGAGGATGACCCCGGCGAGCATCGGGTCCTTGTCTTTCAGATTCAGCAGGCTGGTTGCACCGAGCAGATCCGCACCGTTTTCCCGCTGCGCCATAAAGCGCGCAGTGGCCGACGTCGCGCCCCCTTCAGACAGGCAATACACCGAAGCGCCCGAAGCGGTCAGACGCGGCGCGGCATCTGCGTGCACCGAAATGAACATGTCGGCCTTGTGCTGGCGAGCAATATCGACCCGCTTGCGGAGCGGTACAAAGAAGTCGTCGTTGCGCACAAGCTTCACATCGAAGCCCTTTTCCCGCTTCAGCCGGCGGGCAAGCAGCTGTGAAATGGAGAGCACAACGTCTTTCTCGCGCTCGCCTTTTGCACCCACTGCGCCCGGATCTTTACCGCCATGACCAGGGTCGACCACGACAATAATGTCTCGTTTTGGATGATTGGTTTTCCCCGGTGTTTCACGTGGAACGCTTGGAGCTGCCACTTTTGAATCGCCCAAAAGGTCCAGAACCAAGCGATGCCCTTGCCCATCCTGAGGCGCCAGCAGGAAGGTATTGAGCTGAACCGGGCGATTCAAATCCAGAACGATTCGAGTATCACTCTTCCCAAAATGCCCGGAACGGATGCTGCGAATGACCGTTTCGCTGAGCGCCAACTGACTGAAATCACCACTCAAGTTGGCACCATTCAAGTCGATGATCAGACGATCCGGTGCACTCAACGTAAACGTCTTGTAGCTCACTGGCCCGCTCAAATCGAAGACCAGTCGAAGCTTGTCATCCGAACGCCAGAGGCGTGCATTGCGAATTTGTGTAGCGCTGACACTGAATGGAAAAGCCAGCGCAGCGCTGGCCAACATCAGATTAAGCAAATGACGTCTGTGCATATGAAAGCCCGTTAATGAAAAAGGCATCGTGATTTGAATTGTTATAATGTAACATCAAATCCAATCAACACGATGGTACTGAACATGAATGCGCTGACGCTGCCGGATATCGCCGCGCAAGCCGCCCGCCAAGCCTTGCCGCTTGATTGGGTGGGAATGCGTGGTATCGCTCTACCTGTCTTTATCGAGGGCCAACGCCTGGCAGCAAAAGCCGATGCGGGTGTCAGCCTGGATGACGGCGAGGCCCGTGGGATTCACATGTCACGGTTGTACCTCGCGCTGGAAATGCTGGAACAACAAAACCTCACTCCCGCACTTTTGCAGCAGGTTTTGCAGCGTTTTCTCGATAGCCATGATGGCCTGGCCACCAGCGCCTATTTGAATATTCATACGGACTTGCTGCTCAGAAGGCCCGCATTGGTCAGCCCATTGGCAGGATGGAAAACCTATCCGGTGACCATTGCAGCCACTCTGAAAAACACAGTGTTCCACGTGGAACTGAAAATCGAGGTGGCCTATTCCTCGACTTGCCCCTGCTCTGCCGCTCTGGCGAGGCAATTGATCCAGCAGCAATTCGTCGACGATTTCGCCAACAAGCCGTTGCAACATGCCGAGGTTCTGGCTTGGTTGGGCTCGACTCAAGGGATCGTCGCAACGCCCCACAGCCAACGCAGTACCGCGCGACTGCATCTGCACCTGGATGAATTTGTCGATGGTTTGCCACTGACCTCAACCATCAACGATGCCGAAGCAGCCCTCGGCACCGCGGTACAAACCGCCGTGAAACGCGCCGACGAACAAGCCTTCGCCCTCGCTAATGGCCAGAACCTGATGTTCTGCGAAGACGCCGCTCGCCGTCTGAATCTGGCACTGCGTCGTTCACCCGGCATCCGCGAATTCCACCTGTGCGTGATCCACGCCGAAAGCCTCCACGCCCACGATGCAGTCGCTGAAAGTCGCTGGCGCCGGGAGACCGCATGATCCGCCTGCAGTCTCTGAGTTGGGGCGCACCCGGCCAACCGCTCACGCCACCGCTGAGCCTCCAACTGGAACGCGGCAGCCTGACCGCCATCATCGGTGTCAACGGCAGCGGTAAAAGCAGCCTGCTGAAAGTCATCGCCGGATTACAGAGGCCTTTGGCTGGCGCCGTCGCATTAGGCGTCCCTCGCCAAAGTGGTTTGTCATTCCTCCCCCAGCAACAGCACCTGGATCGGCAATTCCCGATCAGCCTTCAGGAACTGGTCGCCGCCGGTTTCTGGGGCCGCCGACTTTCAACCCAACTGCGCACACAACGGCTGACTCAGTCACTTGAAGACTGGCACTTGAGCGGCCTGGAGCAGCGCCCATTGATGGCCCTCTCCGGCGGTGAATTACAACGCGCCCTGCTCGCCCGATTGAGTCTGGCCGACACGCCATTGCTGCTGCTCGACGAACCCCATGCCGCCCTCGACGAACTGGGTCAAGCATTACTCTGGCAACACCTGCACAGCTGGCATGCGCAAGGCCGGACGCTGGTGATGGTTTGCCACGACCTCGCCGCCGTCCGTCAACACATTCCACAAACGCTGCTGATCAAACACAGCGGCTGTGTGTTTGGCCCCAGTGTTGAACTGATCCAGCAAACACCCAACGTGCAGGTGGCCTGATGCACGCCGCCGCGCATTTCTGGCAACCGTTCCTTGAGTTCGTGTTCATGCGTCGGGCACTGCTCGGCGGTCTCCTGCTCGCGTGCAGCACCGCGCCATTGGGTGTATTCCTGATCCTGCGCCGCATGAGCCTGATCGGCGATGCCGTCGCCCACGGCATCCTTCCCGGTGCCGCACTCGGTTTCTGGTTTGCCGGCCTGAGTCTTCCCGCGCTGACCCTCGGCGGTCTCGGCGCTGGCCTGAGCATGGCCGGACTCGCCGCATGGATCACCCGCCGAACTGGCCTGCGCGAGGACGCCAGCCTCGCGGCGATCTACCCGATCTCCTTGGCCAGCGGTGTACTGATTCTGGGCATCGCCGGCAAACGGCTCGACCTGCTGCACTTGCTGTTCGGCTCGGCGCTGGCCGTCGACGGGCCGACCCTCAACGGCATGTTGGGCGTTTCGCTGCTGAGCCTGATGGCCATGGCACTGATCTACCGCCCGCTCCTGCTCGACACCCTCGACCCACTTTTTTTGCGCACCGTCAGCCGACTCGGCCCGATCGCCCACGGGGTGTTCCTGACGCTGGTGGTGCTCAACCTGGTCATCGGTTTCCAGGCCATCGGCGCGCTGATGGTGGTCGGACTGATGATGCTGCCCGCCGCCGCTTCACGTTTCTGGAGCCGACGCCTGCCGATCCTGATCGCTATCGCCGCCGTGATCGGTTGCCTGTCGGTATGGCTCGGCCTGTTGCTGTCGTTCTACTACTCGCTGCCCAGCGGTCCGGCCATCGTGCTGGTCGCGGGCATCGGTTACCTGTTGTCCGTCGTGCTCGGGCCGGTTCACGGCCTGCTGCGCCGCCCGCCCTTGCTCACATCCCAATGAGGTATTTCCCGATGCGCGCTCTACTTGTGTTGTTAAGCCTGATGCTATCGATGTCGTTGTCGGCGGCGGAGAAACTGCCGGTGGTCACCAGTTTCAGCATCCTCGCCGACATGGTGCATCAGGTCGGCGGCGAGCATATCCAGATCACCAACATGGTCGGCCCGGACGCCGACGCCCACACCTACGAACCGACGCCGGACGATGCCAAGGCACTTCTGAAAGCAAAACTGATCGTGAAAAACGGGCTGGGTTTTGAACCCTGGCTGGACCGATTGGTGACCAGTACCGACACCAAGGCCACCGTCGTCAGTGCCAGCCATGGCGTGATCCCCCGCTCTCTGGATGAGGACGGAGAAACCGTTCCCGATCCTCATGCCTGGCACAACCTGGCCAACACCGAGCTGTATGTCGCCAACATCACCAAGGCACTGATCGCCGCCGACCCGGCGAACACAGCCGACTACGAACGTAACAGCAAGGCTTACCTGAAACAGATCTACGCCCTCCTCGCCGAAGCCAAGTCCAAGCTCGGTTCCCTGCCGCCGGGCAACCGCAAGATCGTCACCAGCCACGATGCCTTCGGTTATCTGGGGCAAGCCTACGGGATCGACTTCATGGCACCGCAAGGTCTGTCCACCGAGCGCGAACCTTCCGCCGCCGAAGTCGCCGCGCTGATCACCCAGATTCGTCAGGCCAAGGTCAAAGCGGTGTTCATGGAAAACATCAAGGACGCACGCTTGCTCAAACAGATTGCCGACGAAAGCGGCGCGCACATCGGCGGCACGCTGTACTCCGACGCCCTCGCCGCTTCGGGTCCGGCCAGCACATTCGCCGGCTTGTTCGAATACAACCTCAACACTCTTTACGACGCCCTGAGCCAACCATGATCCGCAAAAATCCTTCCGGCGATCTGCCGCAAATTGCCGAGTCTGCCTACGTCGACAAAACTGCGATCATCTGCGGCAAAGTGGTGATCGGCGAAAATGTGTTCGTCGGCCCCTACGCAGTCATTCGCGCTGATGAAGTGGACGCCTCCGGCGAGATGGAGCCAATCACCATCGGCGCCAATTCGAACATCCAGGATGGCGTGGTGATCCACTCCAAGTCCGGCGCGGCGGTAACCATCGGCGAGTTCAGTTCCATCGCCCACCGCTCGATCGTGCATGGGCCATGCAAGGTCGGCGACCGGGTGTTCATCGGCTTCAACAGCGTGCTGTTCAACTGCGTGGTCGGCAACGGTTGCGTGGTGCGGCACAACTCGGTGGTCGATGGCCGGGATCTGCCGGATGCGTTCTACGTGCCCTCCACCACCCGCATCGGGCCGGGCACCGACCTCTCGCAATTCCCTCCGGTGAGTGTCAGCGCTTCGGAGTTTTCCGAAGACGTGGCGCGCACCAACGTTGATCTGGTGCGCGGCTACAAAGCCCTGCAGAACGAGTTCTGATCCCATGAACAGTGTGCTGATTCGCAATGCGCGCCTGGTTGATGACGGGCATGAGTTCTACGCCGATCTGCTGGTCAGCCACGGTCGCATCGTCAAGATCGGTCGTAGCATTGAAGGTGAAAACGCCACGCTGGAAATCGACGCCAACGGTCAATGGTTGCTGCCGGGGATGATCGACGATCAGGTGCATTTCCGTGAGCCGGGCTCGCCAGCCAAAGGCAGCATCTACACCGAATCCCGCGCAGCCGTGGCCGGTGGCATCACCAGTTTCATGGACATGCCCAACACTAATCCGGCTACCCTCACCCTCGAAGCGTTGGCCGACAAGAAGCGTCGGGCAGCGATCAACTCAGTGGCCAACTACGGCTTTCACTTCGGCGTCAGTCACGACAATCTGGACACCGTCGCGGCGCTCAATCCAAGTGAAGTGGCCGGGGTCAAAGTGTTCATGGGTGCATCGACCGGCAACATGCTGGTTGATGACTCCAAGACGCTGGAGCGTTTGTTCGCCGAGGTGCCGACGATCCTGCTGGCTCATTGCGAACACACACCAAGCATCGACGCCAACAGCGCAAAACTGCGTGAGCGCTTCGGCGAACATCTTCCGCACGATGCTCATGCATTGATCCGCAATGCCGAGGCCTGTTATCGCTCCTCTTCGCTGGCAGTGGAACTCGCCAAACGCCATGACACTCGCCTGCACGTGCTGCACTTGACCACGGCTCGAGAGCTGGAACTGTTCGAAGACAAACCACTGGCGCACAAACGCATCACGGCGGAAGTCTGCCTGCATCATCTGCTGTTCGATGACCGCGATTACCCGGACTTCGGCAACCAGATCAAATGCAACCCGGCGATCAAAAGCGAGGCTGATCGCGATGCCCTGCGTCGGGCATTGTTGAGCAATCGACTGGATGTGATCGGCAGCGATCACGCTCCGCATACCTGGGCGGAGAAACAATTGTCGTACGCCCAGGCACCGTCCGGACTGCCGCTGGTACAACATGCGTTGCCGGCGTTGTTGGAACTGGTAGCGGATGGCGTGCTGCCGATCACCACGCTGGTGGCAAAGACCAGCCACCGGGTGGCGGATCTGTTTGCCATTCCGGATCGCGGTTATTTGAGGGAGGGTTATTGGGCCGATCTGGTGTTGATTCAGCCAGAGCCCGAGGGTGTCGCGGTATCACGACAACCGATCCTGTCGCAGTGCGGTTGGACGCCGTTTGCCCGTCACAACTTTCGCCATCGAGTGAGTACGACGCTGGTGTCGGGACAGGTTGCGTGGCACGACAATCGGCTGCATGACGGGTGTCAGGGATTGCCGTTGCGGTTCATGCGCTAGAAGAAACCGCCCCCACAACATTGTGGGGGCGGTTCGATTTTCAGGCTCTTGGTTTGACGGTGCCGCAGTCCTGGCCCAACCAGACGGCGCGGGTTTCCAGACTACCCTTCTGGTTGATGCCGATGGCATTGAACGTGCCGTTGGCGATAGTGGTGAACTCACGATCGCTGACGAACGTTGCAACACCGGTGCCCGAGGCTCGCGGGCAACTGAAACGGAATTTCCATTGGTTGCCGTTGCGCTCGGTGATCTGCTGTTTGCAGCCGGACTGCGGGTCGGCCAGCGGAATATCATTGGTCGCTACTTGTTGTGGCGTCAGGCAGGCACGAATGCCTTGGCCACCGATGTTGATCCCTTGCTTCTCCAGTGCCGCCCGCTGTTGCGGGGTGATCTGGCCTTGGATCTGGCCGAGGATCGATTGCACGTCCATGGCCTGATCATCGACCTTCACATTGCTCGATGTCATTTCCCACAACCCCGGCTGCAGCATTTGCGCCTGAGCCACCAACGGCAAGGCCAACCCCAGACCCAGTGCCAAACCCAGCAGACGAACGTTCATTGCAAAACTCCTGATCAGTAGTGGCCGTTAGACGTCGGCCGCTTGTTTCGGTTCATGGCCTGCTTTCATGGCTAAAAAGAAAATAGCGACAAGCGCAAAGGAACATGGTCTGTTAAGCATTGAATCTTCAGGAGCAAGGTTGCCCCATGGATTATTTTGGACCGCACATCTTCGGTTATCTGATCGCGCTGATACATAGCCTGGGCACAATTGCCGCCATCCATGCGGTGCTGACCGTCCGCACGGCGCAAGGCGCGATCGCCTGGGCGCTGTCGCTGATCTTCATTCCCTATCTCACCCTCATCCCCTACCTGGTGTTCGGTCGCAGCACCTTCGACGGTTATATCAAGGCCCGACGTCAGGCCAACGAACAGATGCGCCAGGCCGTTTCCGAACTGAACTGGCGGCCCTGGGTAGAAGAAGCCCTGACCGCTCGCGCCTCGAATGCCTACGACTCGTTGCGGGCGATGCCGAAATTGGGTCGCATGCCGTGTCTGGCCAACAATGAAGTGCAATTGCTGATCAACGGCGCCGCCACCTTCGAAGCGATTTTCCACGCAATCGAGCAGGCACGGGAAGCCGTGCTGATCCAGTTTTTCATCATTCACGACGATCGCCTCGGCCAGCGCCTGCGCCAACTGCTGCTGAAGAAAGCCGCCGAAGGTGTCGCGATTCATTTGCTGTACGACCGCATCGGCAGCCACGCCCTGCCCCATAGTTACGTACAGGCACTTCGCGATGGCGGGGTCGAGGTCAAGGCATTCGCCACCCGCAGCGGCTGGCTCAATCGCTTCCAGGTGAATTTCCGCAACCACCGCAAGATTGTGGTGGTCGACGGAATGATCGGTTTCGTCGGCGGACACAACGTCGGCGACGAATACATGGGCGAAAAACCACCCTTGGCGCCATGGCGCGACACCCACGTTCAGGTGCGCGGGCCGGTGGTTGCGTGCATGCAGGAGTCATTTGCCGAGGACTGGTTCTGGGCCGCACGTACGCTGCCGCCGCTGATCCTGCCAGACGTTTACCCGGACGACGGCGTGCTCTGCCAGTTGCTGGCCAGCGGCCCGGCGGATGCCTACGAGACCTGCTCGCTGTTCTTTGTCGAAGCCATCCATGCCGCCACCGAGCGCGTATGGATCACCAGCCCCTACTTCATTCCCGACGAGGCGGTGTTCGCCGCATTGCGTCTCGCGGTCCTGCGCGGTGTCGACGTGCGACTACTGCTGCCATCACGTCCCGATCACCGCATCGTTTACGCCGCATCGAGCCTTTACGCGTTCGAAGCGGTGCGCGCCGGGGTGCGGGTATTCCGCTATGAACCGGGTTTCCTGCATCAGAAAGTGGTGCTGGTCGACAGCGAAATCAGCGCCATCGGCAGCGCCAATCTGGACAACCGTTCGTTCCGGCTGAATTTCGAAGTGATGTTGCTGACGGTCGACAGTGAATTCGCCGGCCACGTGGAACAGATGCTCAACGAGGACTTTGCCCAGGCCTACGAAATCGCCAAGGAAGAAGGCCGGGAGATCCACCGCCTGCAACAACTCGGCATGCGGATCGCCCGGCTGATTTCACCGATTCTCTAGCTCAAGGGTTATAGATGTCATCACGGGTCCACGGTAGTTCATGGCTGCCATCGGGGTGGGCCTTTACTGCGAGAATCTGGTGCAGATTAATCCAGCCCCGGGCAAACGCGTAGGCGCAACCGGCAAGGTACAGTCGCCAGATACGCAGGGCCTGATCCGACACCAGTTTGCCGGCCGCTTCGAGGTTGTCCTCCAGCCGTTCGCTCCAGTGGTCCAGCGTGCGCGCGTAATGCAGACGCAGGCTTTCGACATCGACGATCTCCAGACCGGCCTCGCTGATCTCGGCCGAGATCATTGCCAGGTGCGGCAGTTCGCCGTTGGGGAACACGTATTTTTCGATGAAGTCGCCGGCACCGCGTCCCACCGGACGGCCATCGGTGTGCTTGGCGGTGATGCCGTGGTTCATCACCAGACCGCCCTCTTTCACCGCGCCGAACAAGGTCTTGCAGTATTCGGCCAGATTGGCGTGGCCGACGTGCTCGAACATCCCGACACTCACCACTTTGTCGAAACGCCCATCCTGCGGCAGATCACGATAATCGAGCAGCTGCAGTTCGACCTGGTCTTCCAGGCCCTCGGCTTTAACCCGCTCCCGAGCCAGCGCCAGTTGTTCCTTGCTCAGAGTGATACCGAACACCTTGGCACCGAACTCACGGGCAGCGTAACGCGCCAGACCGCCCCAGCCGCAGCCGACGTCCAGCAGGTAGTCGCCCGGCTGCAGACGCAGCTTGCGACACAGGTGCCGGAACTTGGCCTGTTGCGCCTGCTCCAGGGTTTCGCTGCCGGTTTCGAAATAGGCGCAGGAATACGCCATGTCACTGTCCAGCCAGAGCTGGTAGAACGCGTTGGACAGGTCGTAGTGATAGGAAATGGCTTTGGCGTCGGTTTCCTTGTCGTGCACGGTTCGCACCGGCTGACTGTCTTCGTCTTCATCGAGCAGCGCCGTGCTCAATTCGTCGCAAACCCGGATGACCTCGCTGATCGAGCCCTCGAGTTCCAGTTTGCCCTCGACGAACGCCGCCCCCAGCGCGTCGAGACTTGGATGGGTCAATTGGGACACCATCAACGGGTCCTTGACCACGATGGTGACGCTGGGCGTCGGGCCCAGATTGAATTCATGGCCGTCCCAGAGTCGCAGGCGAAGCGGAAGCTGCAGATTCTGTAAGGCCGGTGGAAGTTGCGCGAGCATGGAATATCCCCCTGGTTTCAGACGTCTGATCTGAGGGTAGACCATCCTTGAAAATTAGCAGGCTATCGATTCGATAGTTGCCACCTATCAGCCAACTTGGCTGCAACGGCACCGATCTCCGTGCTTCAGTGCGCCTTATCTGGAGACTTCAAGACCGGCGCACAGTTCGAAAAATGATCAGTTCTGCTCTTCAAGCTTCAGCAGCGGTTCCTGAAAGCGCAACAACCGACCGGCATTCCCCAACACCAGCAATGTGCTGAGATTGTGCAGCAATGCAGCGATCATCGCCCCGGCCGCGCCCAACCAGCCGAATGCGGCGAATACCACGATGGCCAGCGTCCAGCCCAGACCGATGATCACGTTCACTTGCAGCGTGCGCCGACATTGGCGACTCAGGCGCACACAGGTGCCGAGCCGGCGCAGGTCGCTGCCGATCAGCACAATGTCGGCGGACGC
This genomic window contains:
- the zigA gene encoding zinc metallochaperone GTPase ZigA; the protein is MSSPLPVTVLSGFLGAGKSTLLNYVLRNRDDLRVAVIVNDMSEINIDGSEVQRNVDLNRAEEKLVEMSNGCICCTLREDLLEEVAKLAREGRFDYLLIESTGISEPLPIAETFTFRDEQGQSLADIARLDTMVTVVDGLNFLPDFQAAESLASRGEILGEEDERSITDLLIEQIEFADVLLISKIDLISSREREELMAILKRLNANAEIIPMVMGEVPLEKILNTHRFDFDRAATAPGWLQELRGEHVPETEEYGIASTAYRARRPFHPQRFFDFIDRPWLNGKLLRSKGFFWLASKPTDAGSWSQAGGLMRHGFAGRWWRFVPKNQWPQDQESTAAILENWTASVGDCRQELVFIGQNIDFAQLKSALDDCLLTDAEMALGVEGWRLLADPFGPWHDEAA
- a CDS encoding glutamine synthetase, with translation MKTALKFSLVGLALLTFDAWAQVPGLANCTRSANLLACVDANGNAYSVNTAGKTIYLRGFEKIGQRYWAQTNSIYGQLTFFTGIASDGEAWVGYNRRVGWTTINRFSSSGGSTGKFTCSRLTGC
- a CDS encoding N-acetylmuramoyl-L-alanine amidase produces the protein MHRRHLLNLMLASAALAFPFSVSATQIRNARLWRSDDKLRLVFDLSGPVSYKTFTLSAPDRLIIDLNGANLSGDFSQLALSETVIRSIRSGHFGKSDTRIVLDLNRPVQLNTFLLAPQDGQGHRLVLDLLGDSKVAAPSVPRETPGKTNHPKRDIIVVVDPGHGGKDPGAVGAKGEREKDVVLSISQLLARRLKREKGFDVKLVRNDDFFVPLRKRVDIARQHKADMFISVHADAAPRLTASGASVYCLSEGGATSATARFMAQRENGADLLGATSLLNLKDKDPMLAGVILDMSMSATIAASLQLGSTVLGSLAGITTLHQKRVEQAGFAVLKSPDVPSILVETGFISNARDSQRLVTARHQQAVADGLFEGLQRYFQKNPPADSYIAWQQEQKSARV
- the folE2 gene encoding GTP cyclohydrolase FolE2 gives rise to the protein MNALTLPDIAAQAARQALPLDWVGMRGIALPVFIEGQRLAAKADAGVSLDDGEARGIHMSRLYLALEMLEQQNLTPALLQQVLQRFLDSHDGLATSAYLNIHTDLLLRRPALVSPLAGWKTYPVTIAATLKNTVFHVELKIEVAYSSTCPCSAALARQLIQQQFVDDFANKPLQHAEVLAWLGSTQGIVATPHSQRSTARLHLHLDEFVDGLPLTSTINDAEAALGTAVQTAVKRADEQAFALANGQNLMFCEDAARRLNLALRRSPGIREFHLCVIHAESLHAHDAVAESRWRRETA
- a CDS encoding metal ABC transporter ATP-binding protein codes for the protein MIRLQSLSWGAPGQPLTPPLSLQLERGSLTAIIGVNGSGKSSLLKVIAGLQRPLAGAVALGVPRQSGLSFLPQQQHLDRQFPISLQELVAAGFWGRRLSTQLRTQRLTQSLEDWHLSGLEQRPLMALSGGELQRALLARLSLADTPLLLLDEPHAALDELGQALLWQHLHSWHAQGRTLVMVCHDLAAVRQHIPQTLLIKHSGCVFGPSVELIQQTPNVQVA
- a CDS encoding metal ABC transporter permease, whose amino-acid sequence is MHAAAHFWQPFLEFVFMRRALLGGLLLACSTAPLGVFLILRRMSLIGDAVAHGILPGAALGFWFAGLSLPALTLGGLGAGLSMAGLAAWITRRTGLREDASLAAIYPISLASGVLILGIAGKRLDLLHLLFGSALAVDGPTLNGMLGVSLLSLMAMALIYRPLLLDTLDPLFLRTVSRLGPIAHGVFLTLVVLNLVIGFQAIGALMVVGLMMLPAAASRFWSRRLPILIAIAAVIGCLSVWLGLLLSFYYSLPSGPAIVLVAGIGYLLSVVLGPVHGLLRRPPLLTSQ
- a CDS encoding metal ABC transporter substrate-binding protein — translated: MRALLVLLSLMLSMSLSAAEKLPVVTSFSILADMVHQVGGEHIQITNMVGPDADAHTYEPTPDDAKALLKAKLIVKNGLGFEPWLDRLVTSTDTKATVVSASHGVIPRSLDEDGETVPDPHAWHNLANTELYVANITKALIAADPANTADYERNSKAYLKQIYALLAEAKSKLGSLPPGNRKIVTSHDAFGYLGQAYGIDFMAPQGLSTEREPSAAEVAALITQIRQAKVKAVFMENIKDARLLKQIADESGAHIGGTLYSDALAASGPASTFAGLFEYNLNTLYDALSQP
- a CDS encoding carbonate dehydratase, with the translated sequence MIRKNPSGDLPQIAESAYVDKTAIICGKVVIGENVFVGPYAVIRADEVDASGEMEPITIGANSNIQDGVVIHSKSGAAVTIGEFSSIAHRSIVHGPCKVGDRVFIGFNSVLFNCVVGNGCVVRHNSVVDGRDLPDAFYVPSTTRIGPGTDLSQFPPVSVSASEFSEDVARTNVDLVRGYKALQNEF
- a CDS encoding dihydroorotase, translated to MNSVLIRNARLVDDGHEFYADLLVSHGRIVKIGRSIEGENATLEIDANGQWLLPGMIDDQVHFREPGSPAKGSIYTESRAAVAGGITSFMDMPNTNPATLTLEALADKKRRAAINSVANYGFHFGVSHDNLDTVAALNPSEVAGVKVFMGASTGNMLVDDSKTLERLFAEVPTILLAHCEHTPSIDANSAKLRERFGEHLPHDAHALIRNAEACYRSSSLAVELAKRHDTRLHVLHLTTARELELFEDKPLAHKRITAEVCLHHLLFDDRDYPDFGNQIKCNPAIKSEADRDALRRALLSNRLDVIGSDHAPHTWAEKQLSYAQAPSGLPLVQHALPALLELVADGVLPITTLVAKTSHRVADLFAIPDRGYLREGYWADLVLIQPEPEGVAVSRQPILSQCGWTPFARHNFRHRVSTTLVSGQVAWHDNRLHDGCQGLPLRFMR
- a CDS encoding DUF3617 domain-containing protein — encoded protein: MNVRLLGLALGLGLALPLVAQAQMLQPGLWEMTSSNVKVDDQAMDVQSILGQIQGQITPQQRAALEKQGINIGGQGIRACLTPQQVATNDIPLADPQSGCKQQITERNGNQWKFRFSCPRASGTGVATFVSDREFTTIANGTFNAIGINQKGSLETRAVWLGQDCGTVKPRA
- the cls gene encoding cardiolipin synthase, which gives rise to MDYFGPHIFGYLIALIHSLGTIAAIHAVLTVRTAQGAIAWALSLIFIPYLTLIPYLVFGRSTFDGYIKARRQANEQMRQAVSELNWRPWVEEALTARASNAYDSLRAMPKLGRMPCLANNEVQLLINGAATFEAIFHAIEQAREAVLIQFFIIHDDRLGQRLRQLLLKKAAEGVAIHLLYDRIGSHALPHSYVQALRDGGVEVKAFATRSGWLNRFQVNFRNHRKIVVVDGMIGFVGGHNVGDEYMGEKPPLAPWRDTHVQVRGPVVACMQESFAEDWFWAARTLPPLILPDVYPDDGVLCQLLASGPADAYETCSLFFVEAIHAATERVWITSPYFIPDEAVFAALRLAVLRGVDVRLLLPSRPDHRIVYAASSLYAFEAVRAGVRVFRYEPGFLHQKVVLVDSEISAIGSANLDNRSFRLNFEVMLLTVDSEFAGHVEQMLNEDFAQAYEIAKEEGREIHRLQQLGMRIARLISPIL